In a single window of the Lynx canadensis isolate LIC74 chromosome E2, mLynCan4.pri.v2, whole genome shotgun sequence genome:
- the IRGC gene encoding interferon-inducible GTPase 5, with product MATSRLPAVPGEEETTILMAKEELEALRTAFESGDIPQAASRLRELLASSDSTRLEVGVTGESGAGKSSLINALRGLGAEDPGAALTGVVETTVQPSPYPHPQLPDVTLWDLPGAGSPGCPADRYLKQVDFCRYDFFLLVSARRCGAVETRLASEILRQGKKFYFVRTKVDEDLAATRTQRPSGFSEATVLQEIRDHCAERLRAAGVTDPRIFLVSNLSPARYDFPLLVSTWEHDLPAHRRHAGLLSLPDISLEALQKKKDMLQEQVLKTALVSGVIQALPVPGLAAAYDDALLLRSLRGYHRSFGLDDDSLAKLAEQVGKQAGDLRSVIRSPLANEVSPETVLRLYSQSSDGAMRVARAFERGIPVFGTLVAGGISFGAVYTMLQGCLNEMAEDAQRVRIKALEEDEPRPSVSLEAAGDNGVEKRVSGEGTCEEAPLSTRRKLGLLLKYILDSWKKRDLLEDK from the coding sequence ATGGCGACTTCGAGGTTGCCCGCGGTGCCCGGGGAGGAGGAGACCACCATCCTCATGGCCAAGGAAGAGCTGGAGGCCCTGCGCACCGCCTTCGAGTCGGGCGACATCCCCCAGGCGGCCTCTCGCCTCCGGGAGCTGCTGGCCTCCTCCGATAGCACTCGCCTGGAGGTGGGCGTCACGGGTGAGTCGGGCGCCGGCAAGTCGTCCCTCATCAACGCCCTCCGTGGCCTGGGGGCCGAGGACCCCGGCGCGGCCCTCACCGGCGTCGTGGAGACCACCGTGCAGCCTTCGCCCTACCCGCACCCACAGCTGCCCGACGTGACCCTGTGGGACCTGCCGGGGGCCGGCTCTCCGGGCTGCCCGGCTGACAGGTACCTGAAGCAGGTGGACTTCTGCCGCTATGACTTCTTCCTGCTGGTGTCCGCCCGCCGCTGCGGGGCCGTGGAGACCCGCCTGGCCTCCGAGATCCTGCGCCAGGGCAAGAAGTTCTACTTCGTGCGCACCAAGGTGGACGAGGACCTGGCGGCCACGCGCACCCAGCGGCCCTCGGGCTTCAGCGAGGCGACCGTCCTGCAGGAGATCCGCGACCACTGTGCCGAGCGGCTGCGGGCGGCCGGCGTCACCGACCCCCGCATCTTCCTCGTGTCCAACCTCTCGCCGGCCCGCTACGACTTCCCGCTGCTCGTGTCCACCTGGGAGCACGACTTGCCGGCCCACCGGCGCCACGCCGGCCTGCTGTCGCTGCCGGACATCTCGCTGGAGGCGCTGCAGAAGAAGAAAGACATGCTCCAGGAGCAGGTGCTCAAGACGGCCCTGGTGTCGGGCGTCATCCAGGCCCTGCCCGTGCCGGGGCTGGCGGCCGCCTACGACGACGCTCTGCTTCTCCGCTCGCTGCGCGGCTACCACCGCAGCTTCGGCCTGGATGACGACTCTCTGGCCAAGCTGGCCGAGCAGGTGGGCAAGCAGGCGGGCGACCTCCGCTCCGTCATCCGGTCCCCGCTGGCCAACGAGGTCTCGCCGGAAACTGTCCTGCGGCTCTACTCGCAGTCATCCGACGGCGCCATGCGGGTGGCCCGTGCCTTCGAGAGGGGCATCCCCGTGTTCGGGACGCTGGTGGCCGGGGGCATCAGCTTCGGCGCCGTCTACACCATGCTCCAGGGCTGCCTCAATGAGATGGCCGAGGACGCCCAGCGGGTCCGCATCAAGGCCCTGGAGGAGGACGAGCCCCGGCCTTCGGTCAGCCTAGAGGCGGCGGGTGACAACGGCGTGGAAAAGCGGGTGTCCGGGGAGGGAACCTGCGAGGAGGCCCCGCTCTCCACCCGCCGGAAGCTCGGTCTGCTCCTCAAGTATATCCTCGACAGCTGGAAGAAGCGCGACTTGTTGGAAGACAAGTGA